One Sander vitreus isolate 19-12246 chromosome 22, sanVit1, whole genome shotgun sequence DNA segment encodes these proteins:
- the LOC144536852 gene encoding alanine aminotransferase 2-like yields the protein MSQQAANGVPCRGKVLTLDNMNPNVRRVEYAVRGAIVQRAGQIEKELKEGVKKPFTEVIKANIGDAHAMGQKPISFLRQVLALCSYPELLEDNKFPEDAKHRARRILEACGGHSIGAYSASQGIECVRQDVARYIEKRDGGIPSNPDNIYLSTGASDAIVTMLKLLVCGEGRDRTGVMISIPQYPLYSAALADLGAVQISYYLDEDKCWSLDVAELKRAVDAARQHCNPRVLCIINPGNPTGQVQSRQCIEDVIRFAKEEHLFLMADEVYQDNVYAEGCKFHSFKKVLFEMGPAYSSTVEMASFHSTSKCYMGECGFRGGYMEVINMDPEVKAQLTKLVSVRLCPPVPGQALLDLVVNPPQPDEPSYNTFMKERTAVLAALAEKARLTEQIFNEVPGITCNPVQGAMYTFPRIALPQKAIDEAKEEGQVPDMFYCMRLLEEEGICLVPGSGFGQREGTFHFRMTILPPTEKLKIVLQKISDFHVRFTQEFS from the exons ATGTCCCAGCAGGCAGCGAACGGGGTCCCGTGCAGGGGCAAGGTGCTTACTTTGGACAACATGAACCCCAATGTGAGGCGGGTCGAGTACGCGGTCCGAGGTGCTATAGTCCAGCGGGCTGGGCAGATAGAGAAGGAGCTGAAAGAG GGAGTCAAGAAACCTTTCACAGAAGTCATCAAGGCTAACATAGGCGATGCGCACGCCATGGGTCAGAAACCAATCTCATTTCTCAGACAG GTCTTGGCTCTGTGTTCTTACCCTGAACTCCTGGAAGACAACAAGTTTCCAGAGGATGCCAAGCACAGAGCGCGGCGTATTCTCGAGGCCTGTGGTGGCCACAGTATAG GGGCCTACAGTGCTAGCCAGGGCATAGAGTGTGTCCGTCAGGATGTGGCGCGCTACATAGAGAAGAGAGATGGTGGAATCCCCTCCAACCCTGACAACATCTACCTCTCCACTGGAGCCAGTGATGCCATTGTG ACCATGCTGAAGTTGCTGGTGTGTGGCGAGGGCCGTGACCGGACAGGAGTGATGATCTCCATCCCCCAGTACCCTCTGTACTCGGCCGCCTTGGCAGACCTGGGTGCCGTGCAGATCAGTTACTATCTGGACGAGGACAAGTGTTGGAGTCTGGATGTCGCGGAGCTCAAGAGAGCCGTCGATGCAGCCAGGCAGCACTGCAATCCCCGCGTCCTCTGCATCATCAACCCCGGAAACCCCACCG GTCAGGTCCAGAGCAGACAGTGCATCGAAGATGTGATCCGATTTGCTAAAGAGGAGCATCTCTTCCTCATGGCTGATGAA GTCTACCAGGATAATGTGTATGCAGAGGGCTGTAAGTTTCACTCCTTTAAGAAGGTGTTGTTTGAGATGGGACCAGCATACTCCAGTACAGTGGAGATGGCCTCCTTCCACTCTACCTCCAAATGCTACATGGGAGA ATGTGGATTCCGTGGAGGCTACATGGAAGTGATTAACATGGACCCTGAAGTGAAGGCTCAACTTACAAAACTGGTGTCTGTGCGTCTTTGCCCCCCCGTTCCAGGACAGGCTCTCCTGGACCTTGTGGTCAACCCCCCGCAGCCTGATGAACCCTCCTACAACACATTTATGAAG GAGCGGACAGCAGTGTTAGCAGCTTTAGCAGAGAAGGCCAGGCTGACGGAGCAGATCTTCAATGAAGTACCCGGCATCACCTGTAACCCTGTGCAGGGGGCCATGTACACCTTCCCCCGCATCGCTCTGCCGCAGAAGGCCATCGACGAGGCAAAG GAGGAAGGCCAGGTCCCAGACATGTTCTACTGCATGAGGTTGCTGGAGGAGGAGGGTATCTGCCTGGTGCCAGGTAGTGGCTTTGGCCAGAGAGAGGGAACCTTCCACTTTAG GATGACCATATTGCCTCCTACTGAGAAGCTGAAGATTGTGCTGCAGAAGATCAGTGACTTCCACGTGCGGTTCACACAAGAGTTTTCATAA
- the ppp1r16a gene encoding protein phosphatase 1 regulatory subunit 16A, protein MASEHSELLAEMATIGRLSATERLKHAQKRRTQQLKGWAQMEKDATRGSRAKADKKKPRTTKVTFPKAITLLDAAARNDLDEVRELLNSGVSPDLVNEDGLTALHQCCIDDFVEIVQCLLDAGACVNACDSELWTPLHAAATCGHTGLVQLLIQAGADLLAVNADGNMPYDLCEDEATLELLEMVMAEQGITQDRIDECRGAKEAAMLADVQALVHSEADLNAQDTNGTALLHIASANGYMSVAELLLEHRALVEVKDSDGWTPLHAASCWGQIQMVELLVAHGASLNTKSVLEETPLDVCMDEEVRAKLMDLKHKHDAIMKSQDRQKGTLQRRASSTGSRGKVVRRVSVNERSSLYRREHHKEAMVWQERGRQPEPHDDDEDRQTDNELNQHATVVASGGATSRLEELEAADRKIMSSLGNGGTSVSLSSSVPGELRTGGGGLMDRSASYQLSPASGSGSTEGEGADSMTRAKSHHTLADLKRQRAAAKLNKYPAPPPPLPPSLEEEPSVAVAEVTNTQAQPELQMTPNAEEVASPSQVYFTPASGDPPLLKLRAPEEDQSNNKEPCCGLM, encoded by the exons ATGGCATCAGAGCACAGCGAGCTGCTGGCTGAGATGGCCACAATCGGGCGTCTGAGTGCCACCGAACGCCTAAAGCATGCCCAGAAGCGGCGCACTCAGCAGCTGAAAGGATGGGCGCAGATGGAAAAGGATGCAACACGAGGGTCAAGGGCCAAAGCAGATAAGAAGAAGCCCCGCACCACCAAAGTTACGTTCCCAAAGGCCATCACCCTGCTAGATGCAGCTGCACGCAATGACCTGGACGAGG TGAGGGAGCTACTTAACAGTGGTGTCAGCCCAGATCTGGTCAACGAGGATGGACTGACAGCTCTAcatcag TGCTGCATTGATGACTTTGTGGAGATAGTGCAGTGCCTGCTGGATGCTGGTGCCTGTGTGAATGCCTGTGACAGTGAGCTGTGGACACCACTGCATGCTGCTGCCACCTGTGGACACACTGGATTGGTGCAGCTCCTGATCCAGGC TGGGGCTGACCTGCTGGCTGTCAATGCGGATGGCAACATGCCCTATGACCTCTGTGAGGATGAGGCCACCCTCGAGCTGCTGGAGATGGTTATGGCTGAACAAG ggataACTCAGGACCGCATAGATGAATGTCGAGGGGCTAAAGAGGCGGCAATGCTCGCTGACGTTCAGGCTCTGGTTCACAGCGAAGCAGACTTGAATGCACAGGACACTAATGGAACAGCACTG CTCCATATAGCGTCTGCTAATGGCTACATGTCTGTGGCGGAATTATTGCTAGAGCACAGAGCTCTGGTGGAGGTGAAGGACTCTGATGGCTGGACGCCACTACACGCCGCTTCCTGCTGGGGACAA ATCCAAATGGTGGAACTGTTGGTGGCCCATGGAGCCAGTTTAAACACCAAGTCTGTCCTGGAGGAGACACCTCTGG ACGTGTGTATGGATGAAGAGGTCAGAGCCAAACTGATGGACCTGAAGCACAAACATGATGCCATCATGAAGAGCCAGGACCGGCAGAAGGGCACACTGCAAAGACGAGCCTCTAGTACTGGCAGCAGAGG TAAGGTGGTACGTCGTGTCAGTGTGAACGAGCGCTCCAGTCTGTACCGGCGGGAGCACCACAAAGAGGCCATGGTGTGGCAGGAGCGCGGCCGACAGCCAGAGCCACATGACGACGACgaggacagacaaacagacaatgaGCTGAACCAGCATGCCACCGTG GTTGCTAGTGGTGGAGCCACATCACGTTTAGAGGAACTGGAGGCTGCAGACAGGAAAATCATGTCCAGCCTAGGTAATGGAGGcacctctgtttctctgtcctcCTCTGTACCTGGAGAGCTGAGGACTGGTGGAGGTGGTCTCATGGATCGCAGCGCCTCGTACCAGCTCAGCCCTGCATCTGGGTCAGGGTctacagagggagagggggcaGACAGTATGACTAGAGCGAAATCACACCATACCCTGGCTGACCTGAAACGCCAGCGGGCAGCTGCCAAGCTCAATAAGTACCCAGCGCCTCCCCCGCCGCTGCCCCCTTCCTTGGAGGAGGAGCCTTCTGTTGCAGTGGCCGAGGTGACAAACACTCAGGCCCAGCCAGAGCTCCAAATGACCCCCAATGCAGAGGAGGTAGCCTCCCCGAGCCAGGTGTACTTCACCCCAGCCAGCGGAGACCCTCCGCTGCTGAAACTCAGAGCCCCTGAGGAGGACCAGTCTAACAATAAGGAGCCTTGCTGTGGACTCATGTAG